The following is a genomic window from Syntrophobacterales bacterium.
GGGTTTTATCGAAATCAGCTCGGATCATCGTGTTGAGCTCCTACACGGCGGAGAAGCTTGTTCGCAACTATGCGGCGCCGCGAAAGAAAATCGCCATTGTCCCCGGGGGAATTGATCTTGTCCGCTTCGCCCCTGCGCGGGACAAGAACGCTGCCCAAGAGCTTCTGGGCCTTCCTCCGGGAAAATTTGTGATGCTTACGGTAAGAAATCTGGTCTCGCGTATGGGGCTGGAGAATCTGCTTTTGGCGATGGTCGAGGTTGTGAAAAAGTGTCCGGATTCTCTGCTTGTTATCGGCGGCACAGGGCCTCTGGAGGAAAAACTGAAAACGCAGGCGCAAGATCTGAAAATTAACGATCATCTATTATTTAAGGGGTTTATTCCGGAAGATGAACTGCCTGATTATTATCGCGCTGCGGATCTATTCGTCTTGCCAACCGTTGATCTGGAGGGGTTTGGACTGGTGACGCTTGAGGCATTAGCCTCCGGAACGCCTGTCCTGGGAACCCCCGTCGGGGGAACCAACGAAATTTTGAAACGTTTTGACTCCGATTTTTTGTTCAAGTCGCCGGTGCCGGAAGACATGGCCGAATTGATGATAAAAATCTGCAGCTTGTATAAAAAAAATCCCGAAAAACAAAAGATGGACTCTGTACGTTGTCGGATGTTTGCCCAGGAGTACTATTCCTGGGAAGCCAATGTGACGTTGACTGAGGGAATACTTACGGGTTTAGGTGATTCAACCGATCAATGATGAGCCCCGCTGAGAGACCTTTGAATAACTGCCAATATTGTCATTTCGACCGAAGGGAGAAATCTTTAACTATGCACGAGAATTAATATTTCTCGTCGCTAACGCTCCTCGAAATGACAAAATTCAAAGGTCTCACACTCTAAAGGTGTCGGAGCTCCGACACCCTTCCTCGAAACTATGGGTAACTAATTAATTTGACTTTGTGCATATATTTTTTTATGATGCACAAAAAGTAAGAATTTTATGCATCATGGATAAGCTATGTTAAGAGATATCGCCCTTCTTCAAAAACGCGAACTGGAAAGCCGTCTTCAGGAAACGTATGTTGACCGGAAGATATCGGTCCCGTGGGACCTCGGAGACGATCTGATCAAAGTCATCACCGGTCCGCGGCGTGCGGGGAAATCGTTTTATGGCGCCCATCTGATCCAACAGACCGGATCTTACGGCTACATCAACTTCGATGACGAACGGCTGGCCGCCATCGAAGATTACGATGAAATTATCAGCGC
Proteins encoded in this region:
- a CDS encoding glycosyltransferase — translated: VLSKSARIIVLSSYTAEKLVRNYAAPRKKIAIVPGGIDLVRFAPARDKNAAQELLGLPPGKFVMLTVRNLVSRMGLENLLLAMVEVVKKCPDSLLVIGGTGPLEEKLKTQAQDLKINDHLLFKGFIPEDELPDYYRAADLFVLPTVDLEGFGLVTLEALASGTPVLGTPVGGTNEILKRFDSDFLFKSPVPEDMAELMIKICSLYKKNPEKQKMDSVRCRMFAQEYYSWEANVTLTEGILTGLGDSTDQ